One window from the genome of Gimesia aquarii encodes:
- a CDS encoding NHL repeat-containing protein, giving the protein MTVRPKKQIYDPTPPTERATFITAKDDKGNYPLEGHGCNVMYCRYLSVNKHVKHPFLLDFRYIQTQTAKSDSRFALVYVGMWVPKGTIIEATKAWGRWWARIDCRTIQSIRKFDDDRNKHWDYSLPGILRHASDFNPGELPDDFDAGDLQGFVSVKVGSNGDVYALHNWSMGFEAITPRLVKFDPFGNELASVPVDQVREVRQLDLDADDNVYVGGTWIFTSPMGQSRFNLQKFDSDLKLIKVVTDADAPFPINHLVVKNGRVYCATESQGIINGYPYSLYENPFVWVYDLELELQSTMKPPSLTFSHARGVDVDDDGNIYVNGTLATELTSNGEQTGFHFGTVQKFTPGGQFAWSLFQGENSTNNFYPIHYRQGHFYFYGPKKLYKYTTDAEFVWEVPYKTWDEDNDDGQQAFFDSSAFAFHMTAIDSDADGNLFVTGFHQHYRNQLQFRKNTQKISPQGEVLWKFESRRTQHDIAVDRATDHFYTVGLVVEDDC; this is encoded by the coding sequence ATGACCGTGCGGCCGAAAAAACAGATTTATGATCCTACTCCCCCCACGGAGCGGGCCACATTCATCACAGCCAAAGATGACAAAGGCAATTATCCGCTTGAAGGTCATGGCTGTAATGTGATGTATTGCCGTTATTTGAGTGTGAACAAACATGTAAAACATCCGTTTTTACTCGATTTCAGATACATTCAGACACAAACGGCCAAATCAGACAGCCGATTCGCCCTGGTCTATGTCGGTATGTGGGTTCCTAAAGGGACGATTATTGAAGCAACAAAAGCCTGGGGACGATGGTGGGCACGCATCGATTGCCGCACGATACAGAGCATTCGTAAATTCGATGATGATCGCAACAAACATTGGGATTATTCGTTACCTGGTATTTTAAGGCATGCTAGTGATTTCAATCCGGGTGAACTTCCTGATGATTTTGATGCGGGTGATTTACAGGGTTTTGTGAGTGTCAAAGTCGGATCCAATGGCGATGTTTATGCGCTACATAACTGGTCTATGGGATTCGAAGCGATCACGCCGCGTCTGGTAAAGTTTGATCCGTTTGGAAATGAGCTTGCGAGTGTGCCTGTCGACCAGGTTCGCGAAGTCCGGCAATTGGACCTGGACGCGGATGATAATGTCTATGTCGGGGGAACCTGGATTTTTACGAGTCCGATGGGACAAAGTCGCTTCAATCTGCAAAAGTTTGATTCCGATTTAAAACTGATCAAAGTGGTCACCGATGCTGATGCACCGTTTCCCATCAATCATTTAGTTGTAAAAAACGGTCGGGTTTATTGTGCGACGGAATCTCAGGGAATCATCAATGGTTATCCGTATTCGCTGTATGAAAATCCGTTTGTCTGGGTGTATGACCTGGAACTCGAACTACAATCAACGATGAAGCCTCCGAGTCTGACATTTTCCCACGCCCGCGGTGTCGACGTCGATGATGACGGGAATATTTATGTGAATGGGACTTTGGCAACGGAATTGACAAGCAACGGGGAGCAAACCGGTTTTCATTTTGGAACCGTTCAGAAATTTACACCCGGTGGTCAATTTGCCTGGTCGCTCTTTCAGGGAGAAAACAGTACCAATAATTTTTATCCGATTCATTACCGACAGGGGCATTTTTATTTTTATGGTCCGAAGAAACTTTATAAGTATACGACTGATGCCGAATTCGTGTGGGAGGTGCCTTACAAAACCTGGGATGAAGACAATGATGATGGTCAGCAGGCTTTTTTCGATTCATCAGCTTTTGCGTTTCATATGACGGCCATCGACAGTGATGCAGATGGAAATCTATTTGTGACGGGGTTTCATCAGCATTATCGCAATCAGCTTCAATTTCGCAAAAATACACAAAAGATCTCTCCCCAGGGAGAAGTTCTCTGGAAGTTTGAATCGCGTCGAACCCAGCATGATATCGCCGTAGATCGTGCGACCGATCACTTTTATACGGTCGGTCTGGTTGTTGAAGACGACTGCTAG
- a CDS encoding ArsR/SmtB family transcription factor, whose translation MAIKYQNQLDRTFHALGDSTRRQMLSMLSKRGESTASDLGQPFEIAQPSVSKHLRVLESAGLISRRVDGRVHRFRLLVKPLQEAQDWITHQREFWEGSLDALGDLLDELSPEKKK comes from the coding sequence ATGGCGATTAAATATCAAAACCAACTCGACCGCACGTTTCATGCTCTGGGGGACAGTACGCGCCGGCAGATGCTTTCCATGCTCTCGAAACGGGGGGAATCCACGGCCAGTGATCTTGGACAGCCATTTGAAATTGCTCAGCCGTCGGTCTCGAAACATCTGCGAGTTCTGGAATCTGCCGGCCTGATCTCACGCCGGGTTGATGGCCGGGTGCATAGGTTTCGGTTACTGGTAAAACCACTACAAGAGGCTCAAGACTGGATCACTCACCAACGTGAGTTCTGGGAAGGATCACTGGATGCACTAGGGGACTTGCTTGATGAGCTGTCTCCAGAGAAAAAGAAGTAA
- a CDS encoding VOC family protein, with product MSVNPVNWFEIPVNDLSKAKLFYESILGVELVEHEMGPNKMAWFPMEQNGAGATGTLIHGDGHTPSLAGTIVYLSVDNIEATLGKINNAGGKTLVPKTDIGEHGFFAHFEDCEGNRVALHEYPK from the coding sequence ATGTCGGTTAACCCGGTAAATTGGTTCGAAATCCCTGTTAACGATCTTTCAAAAGCGAAATTGTTTTACGAGTCAATCCTGGGAGTAGAACTAGTCGAACATGAAATGGGACCCAATAAAATGGCGTGGTTTCCCATGGAACAAAATGGCGCAGGTGCAACAGGCACATTGATTCATGGTGATGGCCACACCCCTTCGCTAGCAGGGACGATTGTCTATTTGAGCGTGGATAATATTGAGGCAACACTCGGCAAAATCAATAATGCTGGAGGCAAGACACTCGTTCCAAAAACTGATATTGGAGAACACGGTTTTTTCGCCCACTTTGAAGACTGTGAAGGAAATCGGGTGGCACTTCACGAGTATCCCAAGTAA
- a CDS encoding SRPBCC family protein, which yields MVSESTNEVLVLRRTFAASPKDVFQVWTTPEYMQRWFRPSKDFVHPFIEVDLRVGGQYRVGFESPEGTVDVVKGEFLEVNDPQKLVYSWSWEQPNEFAEIETQVTVDFLEKDGGTELVLTHERFSKPGMQERHMAGWTGALELLKESVIQD from the coding sequence ATGGTTTCCGAATCAACAAATGAAGTCCTGGTCTTACGACGCACATTTGCAGCGTCACCAAAAGATGTTTTTCAAGTCTGGACAACACCCGAATATATGCAACGCTGGTTTCGACCGAGTAAGGATTTTGTTCATCCCTTTATTGAGGTTGATTTGCGTGTGGGTGGGCAATACCGCGTTGGGTTTGAATCACCAGAGGGGACAGTCGATGTCGTCAAAGGCGAGTTTCTTGAAGTGAATGATCCACAAAAGCTAGTCTATTCATGGTCGTGGGAACAACCGAACGAGTTTGCGGAAATTGAAACACAAGTCACAGTTGATTTTCTTGAAAAAGATGGTGGCACTGAATTGGTTCTGACACACGAGCGATTCTCAAAACCGGGTATGCAGGAACGGCACATGGCAGGTTGGACAGGAGCACTGGAGCTTCTGAAGGAATCTGTGATACAGGATTGA
- a CDS encoding class I SAM-dependent methyltransferase, with translation MNTITMSAATAAAYLESIHHLILWSGYMTSTVSDHYANHLGPIYSWMVGDFHTASASMSDYFDHIGITTNSSGCAIDLGCGHGVQTIPLAELGLRVVALDTCQHLLDELETKAEGLQIQTVHDDLLTFTNYIHEPIETIVCMGDTLTHLESQDQVFQLIKKAVEALAPNGILCLSFRDYTTNELKGDARFIPVRSDEKRIHTCFLEYQPDFVCVHDILHTKASDGWEMSVSSYSKLRLSPNDVEQAAKDQGLQLINRFEKRGMIYLAFQRNSEENVAQ, from the coding sequence ATGAATACGATAACAATGTCTGCTGCCACTGCGGCAGCATACTTGGAATCTATTCATCACTTAATTCTCTGGTCAGGCTACATGACATCGACAGTTTCAGATCACTACGCAAATCACCTGGGACCAATCTATTCGTGGATGGTGGGCGACTTTCATACTGCGTCAGCCAGTATGTCTGACTACTTTGACCATATCGGAATTACCACAAACTCGTCAGGTTGTGCTATTGACCTTGGTTGTGGGCATGGAGTCCAGACGATTCCACTTGCTGAGCTAGGGTTGCGAGTTGTTGCCCTCGATACCTGCCAGCACCTGCTCGACGAACTTGAAACTAAAGCGGAAGGTTTACAAATTCAAACTGTCCATGATGATCTACTTACATTTACCAATTATATACATGAGCCGATAGAAACAATCGTTTGTATGGGTGATACACTGACACATTTGGAATCGCAAGATCAAGTTTTCCAACTGATTAAAAAAGCGGTAGAAGCTCTGGCTCCCAACGGCATCCTCTGTTTGTCATTTCGCGACTACACAACCAACGAACTCAAGGGGGATGCAAGATTCATTCCTGTGCGATCAGATGAGAAACGCATTCATACCTGTTTTCTTGAATATCAACCAGATTTCGTTTGCGTGCATGACATCCTGCATACAAAGGCCTCAGACGGTTGGGAAATGTCTGTGAGTTCCTATTCCAAACTCCGACTCTCACCAAATGACGTGGAACAGGCAGCGAAAGATCAGGGACTTCAACTAATAAACCGCTTTGAAAAACGCGGCATGATCTACCTTGCATTCCAGCGCAACTCTGAGGAAAACGTAGCGCAATAA
- a CDS encoding VOC family protein yields the protein MQLGAFSISLTVKDIEASRVFYEKFGFEIFGGDASQNWLILKNGDHIIGLFQGMFEKNTLTFNPGWDSNATQLNSFTDIRDLQRELKSQGVPLVSEADETTTGPASFVAIDPDGNPILVDQHV from the coding sequence ATGCAACTCGGCGCATTTTCAATCAGCCTGACAGTCAAAGACATTGAAGCTTCTCGAGTGTTCTATGAAAAATTCGGCTTTGAGATCTTCGGTGGAGATGCCTCGCAGAACTGGCTGATCCTCAAGAATGGCGATCATATTATCGGTCTTTTTCAAGGTATGTTTGAAAAGAACACATTAACGTTCAATCCGGGTTGGGACAGTAATGCGACACAACTCAATTCGTTTACGGATATCAGAGATCTACAACGTGAGTTGAAGTCACAGGGTGTGCCGCTCGTCAGCGAAGCGGACGAAACCACAACAGGACCAGCCAGTTTTGTCGCAATTGACCCCGACGGAAACCCGATTCTCGTTGATCAGCACGTTTAA
- a CDS encoding class I SAM-dependent methyltransferase: MWDEKFDTKHYVYGTEPNDFLKVQFGIIPIGKVLCLAEGEGRNAVFLAQQGYHVTAVDASIVGLEKAKRLADENNVCIEFIHADLENYDPGENQWDGIVSIFCHIPDPIRKKLHQKVVKGLKSNGVLLLEAYTPDQLKHKTGGPPTEEMMMSKALLEKELAGLKFRHLLELEREVIEGTNHFGIGAVVQAIGTRQ, translated from the coding sequence ATGTGGGATGAAAAATTTGATACAAAACACTACGTCTATGGAACAGAGCCTAACGACTTTCTGAAAGTGCAATTCGGCATCATTCCAATTGGGAAAGTCCTCTGTCTGGCAGAGGGAGAAGGGCGGAATGCGGTATTTCTTGCTCAACAGGGTTACCATGTGACTGCGGTTGACGCTTCTATTGTTGGTTTGGAAAAGGCCAAGAGACTCGCAGATGAAAACAACGTCTGCATTGAGTTCATTCACGCCGACCTGGAAAACTATGACCCTGGTGAGAATCAATGGGATGGAATCGTCTCCATTTTCTGTCATATTCCTGATCCCATCAGAAAGAAACTACATCAAAAAGTAGTGAAAGGCTTAAAAAGCAATGGCGTTTTACTGCTCGAAGCTTACACTCCCGATCAACTCAAACATAAAACAGGCGGCCCGCCCACAGAAGAGATGATGATGTCCAAAGCACTCTTGGAAAAAGAGCTAGCAGGGCTGAAGTTCCGACACTTGCTTGAACTAGAGCGTGAGGTCATAGAGGGTACAAATCATTTCGGGATCGGGGCTGTCGTCCAGGCAATTGGAACTCGTCAATAA
- a CDS encoding toxin-antitoxin system YwqK family antitoxin, whose translation MNYAGVSDGKKIINGAIVLSLIFLVITILIMFKVANSEPSVSNSANKQENKTIDFAYKKWRYVGPFDQRLDDPGDILRLSMKAILYSEGEPKKRLLELTPLDDEKVYFRILRVQIRPEDRWLSHGTGASWMLDGSRSENQYSLGKQHGIQREWFPNGQLKLKRHWHYNEVLAQKEWDIDGNLIADIKNNPNYKWSSEE comes from the coding sequence ATGAATTATGCAGGAGTTTCAGATGGCAAAAAAATTATTAATGGTGCGATAGTATTAAGCTTGATTTTTCTTGTAATCACTATCCTCATCATGTTTAAGGTCGCGAATTCTGAACCTTCAGTTTCAAATTCGGCCAATAAACAGGAAAATAAAACAATTGATTTCGCCTATAAAAAATGGCGATATGTAGGCCCCTTCGATCAACGTTTAGATGATCCTGGAGATATCTTACGACTTTCGATGAAAGCAATTCTGTACTCAGAAGGAGAGCCAAAAAAACGGTTACTTGAATTGACTCCTTTAGACGATGAAAAAGTCTATTTTCGGATTCTCAGAGTACAAATCAGACCAGAAGATCGCTGGTTAAGTCATGGCACTGGAGCTTCATGGATGCTTGATGGTAGCCGATCAGAAAACCAATACAGTCTTGGAAAGCAACACGGAATACAACGAGAGTGGTTTCCAAATGGTCAACTAAAGCTAAAACGCCATTGGCACTATAATGAAGTACTTGCACAAAAAGAGTGGGATATCGACGGAAATTTAATAGCTGATATTAAAAATAATCCAAACTATAAGTGGTCATCAGAAGAATAA
- a CDS encoding GNAT family N-acetyltransferase, with protein MPLTWNYDQEHIDWEVLAHLYKIAPLGEKKAADLQKSFSNSMYKCFVFDATQLIGVGRALADGVDCSYICDVAIHPDYQGKGIGKKIIQKLINLSEGHRKIILYANPGKEGFYKKLGFKRMSTAMAIFQNQTHALEVGLVNES; from the coding sequence TTGCCGTTAACCTGGAACTACGATCAAGAACATATTGACTGGGAAGTGCTGGCTCATTTATACAAAATTGCTCCTCTTGGAGAGAAGAAAGCGGCTGATCTTCAAAAATCTTTTAGCAATAGTATGTATAAGTGTTTTGTGTTTGATGCCACACAACTGATTGGTGTTGGTCGGGCGCTCGCGGATGGAGTTGACTGTTCCTATATTTGTGACGTTGCCATTCATCCCGACTATCAGGGCAAAGGAATTGGCAAAAAGATCATTCAAAAATTAATCAATCTCTCTGAAGGACACAGAAAAATCATTCTATATGCAAATCCGGGCAAAGAAGGTTTCTATAAAAAACTGGGTTTCAAGCGGATGAGTACAGCAATGGCGATTTTTCAAAACCAGACTCATGCGTTAGAGGTTGGTCTGGTCAATGAATCATAA
- a CDS encoding glycosyltransferase family 2 protein, producing the protein MIIIKKKTKVGIYSDGDPARTESAIRSALAQDFTEPVIFLQPDEKMLNSSFRGFQSHVVGSREQAREILKSKSKSHIPFLDEVVSKHSTVSKSSEVRISVKSSDRGPLLVAIPARDCEELTFRCLEHLAQHAGLSFFVLYIDDGSQDGVAERVEQKATSLRIPIDVLRFEEPIGFAKACNIAFSVPYYQHVLLLNNDCFVGPDCLTRMRDWLESDSEVAAVGPMTGDDGCLSLIRADRQEQSGISTKMTDRYDPLEGARLCQANKATSEPMLPFFCTMFRSDAIQEIGFQSTDPDYAFGLGADDDWCQRATNQGWKLLACGNAFAAHLHKQSFQHHQINRDELTQTAMQRFQSRRETRPTLSIVTRCHVDRPQGFENLRQSIEEQTSIGIQHVLLHSPGQIGISGANRLLATDEAVSRIKGDYVQVIDDDDVLSSPDYLDQLQTFIVSQGFPDWILVRGKINEREYPTPWGPKWKPVLGTVACFCIITSRRLWQEHHQAWGVDKCGDWNYAKALWDAGNRPVWFDFDGCETQHGHSNGGGECDERRAA; encoded by the coding sequence ATGATCATCATCAAAAAGAAAACCAAAGTCGGTATTTACTCAGACGGCGATCCAGCACGGACGGAATCAGCGATCCGCTCTGCTTTGGCTCAGGATTTTACGGAGCCCGTAATTTTTCTCCAGCCTGATGAGAAGATGCTGAATTCTTCTTTTCGAGGATTTCAGTCGCATGTTGTCGGTTCACGCGAACAAGCGCGGGAGATTTTGAAATCCAAGTCGAAATCTCATATCCCGTTTTTAGACGAAGTCGTCTCGAAGCATTCCACCGTTTCAAAATCATCAGAGGTTCGTATATCGGTCAAGTCGAGCGATCGAGGACCACTGCTTGTGGCCATTCCAGCTCGAGATTGTGAGGAGCTCACTTTTCGATGTTTAGAACACCTGGCACAACATGCAGGCCTTTCCTTCTTTGTGCTTTACATTGACGATGGTAGTCAGGATGGAGTCGCTGAACGTGTTGAGCAAAAAGCGACTTCGTTACGAATTCCGATCGACGTGCTGCGGTTTGAGGAACCGATCGGATTTGCCAAAGCCTGCAACATTGCATTCAGTGTGCCTTATTATCAGCACGTGTTACTTCTGAATAACGATTGTTTTGTCGGTCCGGATTGTCTAACTCGTATGCGTGACTGGCTGGAATCGGATTCTGAAGTCGCGGCCGTCGGTCCTATGACGGGCGATGATGGTTGTCTGTCATTAATTAGGGCAGATCGACAAGAACAATCTGGAATCTCTACAAAAATGACCGATCGTTATGATCCGCTGGAAGGGGCTCGACTCTGCCAGGCTAATAAAGCCACCTCGGAACCAATGCTACCTTTTTTCTGTACAATGTTTCGTTCCGATGCGATTCAGGAGATTGGTTTTCAGAGCACGGATCCCGATTATGCCTTCGGTCTCGGAGCGGACGACGATTGGTGTCAACGTGCGACCAATCAAGGTTGGAAGCTGCTCGCGTGTGGTAATGCGTTCGCGGCCCATCTCCATAAACAAAGTTTTCAGCATCATCAGATTAATCGGGATGAACTCACACAGACCGCGATGCAGCGGTTTCAGTCACGTCGGGAAACCAGGCCGACACTTTCGATCGTGACTCGGTGTCACGTCGATCGACCGCAGGGATTTGAAAACCTACGACAATCGATCGAGGAACAAACTAGTATCGGTATTCAACACGTGTTACTTCACAGTCCTGGACAAATCGGAATTTCCGGAGCGAATCGTTTATTGGCGACTGACGAAGCGGTCAGTCGGATCAAAGGCGATTATGTCCAGGTAATCGACGATGACGACGTGTTAAGTTCTCCGGATTATCTCGATCAGCTGCAGACGTTTATCGTTTCCCAGGGGTTTCCGGATTGGATTCTAGTCCGCGGGAAAATCAACGAACGCGAATATCCCACTCCCTGGGGACCAAAATGGAAGCCGGTCCTCGGTACGGTCGCCTGTTTCTGTATCATCACCTCGCGCCGTCTCTGGCAAGAACATCATCAAGCCTGGGGTGTCGACAAATGCGGTGACTGGAATTATGCAAAAGCACTCTGGGATGCCGGCAACCGTCCCGTCTGGTTTGACTTCGACGGCTGTGAAACGCAACACGGCCATTCGAACGGAGGTGGGGAATGCGATGAAAGGCGGGCAGCATGA
- a CDS encoding GlsB/YeaQ/YmgE family stress response membrane protein: MDLTGLITFLIIGAIAGWLAGIIMKGGGFGLLFNMVIGVLGAVVGGLLFGLLGIAAVGFIGSIVTATVGAILLLFIIGNMKKR, encoded by the coding sequence ATGGATTTAACAGGCTTGATCACATTTTTGATTATTGGTGCCATCGCAGGTTGGTTAGCGGGGATTATCATGAAAGGCGGAGGCTTTGGACTACTCTTTAACATGGTGATTGGTGTTCTCGGTGCCGTTGTGGGAGGGTTGCTCTTTGGTTTACTTGGCATCGCAGCGGTAGGCTTTATCGGTTCGATCGTCACAGCAACTGTTGGGGCGATATTACTGCTGTTCATAATTGGGAATATGAAAAAACGTTGA
- a CDS encoding nuclear transport factor 2 family protein: MTNRDLTLRFIERFCAGDVEGLVSILAENLQFRGPFHQFESREGYLTCLRNDPPVPSQFQVVSITESEDQVAVFFEYQKSNESLLIAQLFKCFDNQITEILLVFDGRGFVPD, translated from the coding sequence ATGACGAATCGTGATTTAACTCTCCGTTTTATTGAACGATTTTGTGCAGGTGACGTGGAAGGCCTGGTTTCGATTCTGGCGGAAAATTTACAATTTCGAGGGCCATTCCACCAATTCGAGTCCCGAGAGGGCTATCTTACGTGTTTGCGAAATGATCCACCTGTTCCAAGTCAGTTTCAGGTTGTGAGCATCACTGAAAGTGAAGATCAGGTGGCAGTCTTCTTTGAGTATCAGAAATCAAACGAATCTTTATTGATCGCTCAACTTTTCAAGTGTTTCGATAACCAGATTACTGAAATTTTGTTGGTCTTTGATGGGCGAGGATTTGTGCCAGACTAG
- a CDS encoding DUF1569 domain-containing protein, producing the protein MSVVTKKVQGRRTVRYETLDELLAEAEQLATSNIRTLGNWSLGQNFKHIAMALDSSIDGSDFKLPAPMRFLMSLFMKRKFLTKSIPPGFKSTAKFIPDKTSTEDGLTALREAVARQKQESKRVPHPGFGKLTKKEWEDFNLRHAEMHMSFIVPNN; encoded by the coding sequence ATGTCGGTTGTTACTAAAAAAGTTCAAGGCCGTCGTACCGTGCGCTACGAAACTCTCGATGAATTACTGGCAGAAGCAGAGCAGTTGGCAACCAGTAATATTCGCACATTAGGCAATTGGTCTTTAGGGCAGAACTTCAAACACATCGCGATGGCCTTGGACTCATCCATCGATGGAAGTGATTTTAAATTGCCTGCACCTATGCGTTTCCTGATGTCCTTATTCATGAAACGCAAATTTCTGACAAAATCAATCCCGCCTGGATTCAAGAGTACTGCAAAGTTCATTCCTGATAAGACATCTACCGAAGATGGGCTCACTGCTTTGCGGGAAGCAGTCGCACGACAGAAACAAGAATCGAAACGCGTACCACATCCCGGTTTTGGTAAACTGACCAAGAAAGAATGGGAAGACTTCAACCTTCGCCACGCCGAAATGCATATGAGTTTTATCGTGCCGAACAATTAA
- a CDS encoding alpha/beta hydrolase, which yields MGRRLIRPTLFLIALLLINLQPVPAQEQKADYKTIPEISYRSGIQTPQTDYMRERCKLDLYYPTSIKNYPTVVWFHGGGLKGGKKSVPDELKEQGIAIVAVNYRLYPKAKKPAYLEDAAAAVAWTFQNIANFGGDPKLIFVAGHSAGGYLTSMLGLDKRWLATHKIDANDIAGLIPYSGHCITHMTVREEMGIPRNQPIIDDMAPLFHARKEAPPILLITGDRNLEFPTRYEENAYLNRLLKVVGHKQTQLFELDGFTHNTMRKPGHQLLIEEIKRIVAKKPIASPLQKN from the coding sequence ATGGGACGACGACTGATTCGACCCACACTTTTTTTGATCGCACTGTTGCTGATCAATTTGCAGCCCGTTCCTGCTCAGGAACAGAAGGCTGACTATAAAACCATACCCGAGATCTCTTACCGCAGTGGAATTCAAACTCCGCAGACAGATTATATGCGTGAACGCTGCAAGCTGGATTTGTACTATCCGACCTCTATCAAAAACTACCCCACCGTAGTCTGGTTTCATGGGGGTGGCTTAAAAGGGGGAAAGAAAAGCGTTCCTGATGAACTGAAGGAGCAGGGTATCGCCATTGTCGCCGTCAATTATCGATTGTACCCCAAAGCAAAAAAACCAGCTTATCTGGAAGATGCTGCTGCGGCAGTCGCCTGGACATTTCAAAATATCGCAAACTTCGGTGGTGATCCTAAATTGATTTTTGTGGCAGGGCATTCTGCGGGAGGCTACCTTACCAGCATGCTTGGTCTAGATAAACGTTGGCTCGCCACACACAAAATTGATGCGAATGACATTGCCGGGCTGATTCCGTACAGCGGACACTGTATCACTCATATGACAGTCCGTGAAGAAATGGGAATCCCACGAAATCAACCGATCATTGATGACATGGCCCCTCTATTCCACGCACGTAAAGAAGCACCACCAATCTTACTCATAACCGGTGATCGGAACCTGGAATTTCCAACCCGCTACGAAGAAAACGCTTATTTGAATCGCTTACTCAAAGTAGTCGGACACAAACAAACACAACTCTTTGAATTGGACGGCTTCACACACAACACCATGCGAAAGCCGGGGCATCAGCTTCTAATAGAAGAAATCAAACGCATCGTTGCTAAAAAGCCAATTGCATCACCACTTCAAAAGAACTAA
- a CDS encoding tyrosine-type recombinase/integrase — MAKPKTVSEFACAYLKHIKANKSAGTLKTYTKYLKPFLDRFQDRKFSKLEPSEIEEYFDDIKFKSDGSEKAPDTVRLLIVSFERLQQWSLDNKLLKARIVAPIPKPKGRKRERLPNKEERDLITQAASPAFRLVYRALRQSGCRPNELARATISDLKLVDGERMIVLTDHKTARKTGEARKIPVGTKLGQLIDQSIGDRTEGPLFLTPQKRVWSASSLSKAFYRIRKKLKLPDDMVLYLTRHEHATQIYSKTKDIHATARALGHSSIQTTQRYVKDNLKELKTNQDFVE, encoded by the coding sequence ATGGCCAAACCAAAAACAGTGAGTGAGTTTGCCTGCGCGTATTTGAAACATATCAAAGCCAATAAGAGTGCCGGCACACTCAAAACGTATACCAAGTATCTGAAACCGTTTCTCGATCGGTTTCAGGATCGGAAGTTTTCCAAGTTGGAACCGTCTGAGATTGAGGAGTACTTCGATGATATCAAATTCAAATCGGACGGATCCGAGAAAGCTCCGGACACTGTCCGGCTTTTAATCGTTTCATTTGAACGGTTGCAACAATGGAGCCTGGATAACAAATTATTGAAGGCACGGATTGTAGCTCCCATTCCGAAACCAAAAGGCCGGAAGCGGGAACGTCTGCCGAATAAAGAGGAGCGGGATCTGATCACACAAGCAGCCAGTCCTGCTTTTCGTCTAGTCTATCGGGCATTACGTCAATCCGGCTGCCGGCCGAACGAATTGGCACGTGCCACAATCTCGGATTTGAAGCTGGTCGACGGGGAAAGGATGATCGTGTTAACCGATCACAAAACGGCCCGGAAAACCGGCGAAGCACGCAAGATTCCGGTCGGAACCAAACTTGGTCAGTTGATTGATCAATCGATCGGCGATCGCACAGAGGGGCCTCTGTTTTTGACTCCACAAAAAAGGGTCTGGTCGGCTTCATCGTTATCGAAAGCATTCTATCGAATCCGGAAGAAATTGAAACTTCCGGACGATATGGTGTTGTACCTAACAAGGCACGAGCACGCGACGCAAATCTACTCCAAAACGAAGGACATTCATGCGACGGCCAGGGCCTTGGGTCATTCGTCCATTCAGACGACGCAACGCTACGTCAAAGACAACCTTAAGGAGTTGAAAACAAATCAGGATTTTGTTGAGTGA